The genomic DNA AGACAAGTCGCCGTGTCCTATCAGTATTTCTAAAATTGGGATCTTAGGAGTCTTTAAAAAGGTATAGGCTATAGCTGCTAGAGAAATAAATGCAAGACCTGCAAAAATTAGGAAAAATTCATTTTTCTCCTGAAAAGGCAGCTCGATCCTCTTCTTCAAGTAACTTTTATACTCCTTCTCTGCGTCAAAACCAGCCAATTTCGAAACCATGAGCATGACCATTGGAAAGATGACCATGACGAAACTAATAACATAAAAGCCAATCCAACGGTATTCTTCATGCTTCAAATGATTGATCATATAGTAGTCATCTTTGCCAACAGCAATGAACAAAGTGCCAATGTAGCTGGAGATTAAGAAAGAGTAGTAAAAGATAATTGAAATCATATTCGGTTTTAAAAGGGACAGGCTTCCCGCGGCCTTTTTAAAAAAGAACACTGAAGCCACTACTACGAGTATCCAAATAATCAGATAGAGCATGATTTGCCCGCCTTTTACCTGTTTTCGATCAGTTCAACAATTTTATGTGCTGCTTTTCCATCTCCAAATACTTCTTTATAAGAAGGGTTGACATTTTTCTGAACTGCAGAAAGAATTTTATTTACATCTGTGCCAACAAGAATATTGGCATCTTCTTCAAGCGTTTCAACCCATTCAGTTTGTTCGCGGACCGTTACGCAAGGTACTTCCATAAAGTAAGCTTCCTTTTGTACACCGCCCGAATCGGTAATAATCTTTTTCGCATTTGCTTCTAAAGTAAGCATATCTAGATAACCTACTGGCTCAATTACTTTTAGATTAGGGATGTCATCTAAACGAATTCCATAACTTGAAAGCTTGTTTTTCGTTCTAGGATGGATAGGCCAAACCTTAACCTCGTCGATTTTGGAAAATGCCTCCAAAATATTCTTCATGTTCTGGACATCATCTGTATTTTCTGCCCGGTGAATGGTGATAAGATGGTATCCATTTTTAGTTAGTCCGTGTGTTTCCAGAATGTTCGATTTATCAGCTGCTAATTCACGGTTATATAAAACAGCATCATACATGACATCGCCGATATTATAAACATTTCGTGTAATATTTTCATTTCTTAAATTTTCAACTGCTGTATCGGTCGGACAAAACAAATATTCAGAAACGTGGTCAGTCATAATCCGGTTGATTTCTTCCGGCATTTTCTTATTAAAGCTTCGAAGTCCTGCTTCAATATGAATCACCGGAACGTGCAGCTTTGCTGCCGCGAGGGCGCCGGCCAATGTAGAATTTGTATCACCGTACACCATCAAGTAATCGGGCTTTTCTTTCAAGATAATTTCTTCTATTTTCGCAAGCATTTCACCAGTTTGTTTACCGTGGTTTCCAGAACCTACACCTAAGTAATAATCCGGTTTAGGTATATTTAATTCTTCAAAAAAAATGTCGGACATATTGCTGTCGTAATGCTGGCCTGTATGGATAATAAGCTCTGTATACTTTTCTCTCAATACTCTGGAAACAGGTGCCGCTTTAATAAATTGAGGCCTTGCACCTAAAACCGTCAATATTTTCATAAAAGCCACCTCGTCGTTTAAAATTTAATTCAAAATCTCTTTACTAGCTTTTCTTCGAAAGTCCTTATCAATTCGGCTAATCGCAACAATCACCATTAAATAGAGCCAAGCAAGCAATACATAAAGAAAGCTTAACTCGTGCTCTTGTACAAAATTAATAAAAATGACAGCTGCAATCATATTGACAAATAAAAATATCATTTTAGTAAATGACACAGGCACATAGTATACTTTTTGGCTCTGCTTAAAGATAAAAACAACTGCAATCATATAGGCAATTAAATAAGCCGCAACCGCACCCCAAATTGAAAATTGTGGAATCAGTACGATATTCAAAATCGTATTAATGACAGCAACGATTCCAAAGGTTACGGAAATGGTAGTTGTTTTCTTTGTAAAAAACAAGCCGGATGAAATAATTAAATAGTAAAAATTCAGGAATGAGGATGCAGAAATTAAGGCGACATATTGATATGCTTCGTAATACTCTTTTCCCAAAATTCCAATGATGTAAGGCATAATGGTCGCAATTCCCATAATCCCAAAAATGCCTATCAACAACAAACCAAGGTAAATCTTAGCGAAAAGATCGGGGCTATTTTCTTTATCCTTAATAGACATAGAGTATGGCCTCCATGCCATTTGGACGCCGCTTGTCAGCAGCGTAATAACGGTAGCAAGCCTCGTCGCAGCGTTATAAATACCAACTTCCTTAAGAGAGTGAAAGGACTGCAAGAAAAAAACACTTGCATTTGCAATGACCCAGAACGCTAAGGAAGCAGGTACAAGAGGTGCTGCGTACTTTATGATTTCTTTCAAAGAAGTGAAATTAATTTTAGGCACCAAATATTCTCGGCTTATTGCGAACATCATCAGGAAAATAATTAAACTGCTGATGATTCTGCCTATTAAAATTCCTTCCGGCGATTGGACAAAATATTTTAAGAATACATAGGATAACACCGCAACAAGCAGCATCTTTCCTACTGTATAAATAACGACCGTTTTTGTTTTAAAATCAAAACGCAG from Bacillus methanolicus MGA3 includes the following:
- the wecB gene encoding non-hydrolyzing UDP-N-acetylglucosamine 2-epimerase; the encoded protein is MKILTVLGARPQFIKAAPVSRVLREKYTELIIHTGQHYDSNMSDIFFEELNIPKPDYYLGVGSGNHGKQTGEMLAKIEEIILKEKPDYLMVYGDTNSTLAGALAAAKLHVPVIHIEAGLRSFNKKMPEEINRIMTDHVSEYLFCPTDTAVENLRNENITRNVYNIGDVMYDAVLYNRELAADKSNILETHGLTKNGYHLITIHRAENTDDVQNMKNILEAFSKIDEVKVWPIHPRTKNKLSSYGIRLDDIPNLKVIEPVGYLDMLTLEANAKKIITDSGGVQKEAYFMEVPCVTVREQTEWVETLEEDANILVGTDVNKILSAVQKNVNPSYKEVFGDGKAAHKIVELIENR
- a CDS encoding lipopolysaccharide biosynthesis protein, translated to MFAQIKRLGADSLLYAFMNVGTKVIAFIMLPIYTNFLPPAQYGVLGVIDNWTSMLSFLIIFGTDSALAFYYFETKDKDKRLEYVRNVMYFRLFIVAVFALLVIIAGPWISQLLFKNPGYVRLLYISIGVLILDTVYVVVLMVLRFDFKTKTVVIYTVGKMLLVAVLSYVFLKYFVQSPEGILIGRIISSLIIFLMMFAISREYLVPKINFTSLKEIIKYAAPLVPASLAFWVIANASVFFLQSFHSLKEVGIYNAATRLATVITLLTSGVQMAWRPYSMSIKDKENSPDLFAKIYLGLLLIGIFGIMGIATIMPYIIGILGKEYYEAYQYVALISASSFLNFYYLIISSGLFFTKKTTTISVTFGIVAVINTILNIVLIPQFSIWGAVAAYLIAYMIAVVFIFKQSQKVYYVPVSFTKMIFLFVNMIAAVIFINFVQEHELSFLYVLLAWLYLMVIVAISRIDKDFRRKASKEILN